The Primulina eburnea isolate SZY01 chromosome 8, ASM2296580v1, whole genome shotgun sequence genome contains a region encoding:
- the LOC140839567 gene encoding uncharacterized protein isoform X2 produces the protein MDAETMNKDSPEFFDRLLKRIYIDNADVSRSIVAVLEGLGLKQSLVVKIIASSPYLLRGNMNEKYVEILPKLKNAGIHIDWFEEHISEENYNWKCMLELVCLPSELGLSEHELWKLIVQHPDIVLKRSGLFTFCLFGFLLKFGTLKSEVQNTFLQFPQISVVMYINNLRQGYTFLIEIDMPVRDICNILVHTNPAWLV, from the exons ATGGATGCTGAGACCATGAATAAAGATTCTCCAGAGTTTTTTGATAGGTTGTTGAAGAGGATATATATTGACAATGCTGATGTGAGCCGGTCCATTGTCGCGGTTCTTGAG GGTTTGGGGTTAAAACAGTCTCTTGTGGTTAAGATTATTGCTTCAAGTCCTTATCTTTTGAGAGGAAATATGAATGAAAAATACGTTGAGATTCTGCCGAAGTTAAAGAATGCAGGAATTCATATTGACTGGTTTGAAGAGCATATCTCCGAAGAGAACTACAACTGGAAATGTATGCTTGAGCTTGTGTGCTTACCAAGTGAGTTGGGCTTGAGTGAGCATGAATTATGGAAACTGATTGTTCAACATCCTGACATTGTACTTAAGCGCTCTGGACTTTTTACCTTTTGCCTATTTGGGTTCTTGTTGAAATTTGGAACCTTGAAGAGTGAAGTACAAAACACCTTTCTTCAGTTTCCGCAGATATCAGTTGTAATGTATATCAATAATTTACGTCAGGGCTACACATTTCTCATTGAAATTGACATGCCTGTTCGAGATATTTGTAATATCTTGGTTCATACCAATCCTGCTTGGCTCGTGTGA
- the LOC140839567 gene encoding uncharacterized protein isoform X1 codes for MLREVRNRILNMPHPIQSLSHSQQLSSFEGLQFMDAETMNKDSPEFFDRLLKRIYIDNADVSRSIVAVLEGLGLKQSLVVKIIASSPYLLRGNMNEKYVEILPKLKNAGIHIDWFEEHISEENYNWKCMLELVCLPSELGLSEHELWKLIVQHPDIVLKRSGLFTFCLFGFLLKFGTLKSEVQNTFLQFPQISVVMYINNLRQGYTFLIEIDMPVRDICNILVHTNPAWLV; via the exons ATGTTGAGGGAGGTTAGAAATCGGATACTGAACATGCCGCATCCGATTCAATCACTTAGCCATTCACAACAGCTCTCTTCGTTTGAG GGTTTGCAGTTTATGGATGCTGAGACCATGAATAAAGATTCTCCAGAGTTTTTTGATAGGTTGTTGAAGAGGATATATATTGACAATGCTGATGTGAGCCGGTCCATTGTCGCGGTTCTTGAG GGTTTGGGGTTAAAACAGTCTCTTGTGGTTAAGATTATTGCTTCAAGTCCTTATCTTTTGAGAGGAAATATGAATGAAAAATACGTTGAGATTCTGCCGAAGTTAAAGAATGCAGGAATTCATATTGACTGGTTTGAAGAGCATATCTCCGAAGAGAACTACAACTGGAAATGTATGCTTGAGCTTGTGTGCTTACCAAGTGAGTTGGGCTTGAGTGAGCATGAATTATGGAAACTGATTGTTCAACATCCTGACATTGTACTTAAGCGCTCTGGACTTTTTACCTTTTGCCTATTTGGGTTCTTGTTGAAATTTGGAACCTTGAAGAGTGAAGTACAAAACACCTTTCTTCAGTTTCCGCAGATATCAGTTGTAATGTATATCAATAATTTACGTCAGGGCTACACATTTCTCATTGAAATTGACATGCCTGTTCGAGATATTTGTAATATCTTGGTTCATACCAATCCTGCTTGGCTCGTGTGA